A region of bacterium DNA encodes the following proteins:
- a CDS encoding cation-translocating P-type ATPase, whose amino-acid sequence MIDGSAAEFDVRAVRGLSEQEAARRLVEEGYNELPSSKRRSIFAIAWDVVREPMFLLLVACGTIYLLLGDLEEALMLLGFVFVVMGITLYQERKTERALEALRDLSSPRALVIRDGEERRIAGREVVRGDMLVLREGDRVPADALLVWCSNLAADESLLTGESVPVRKAAAEQDAPLSRPGGDDLPFVYSSTLIVQGRGVADVKSTGPRTEIGKIGKALQSVGEEQTYLHTETGRLVRNLTILGLTLCVLVVVVYGLTRADWLTGLLAGITLAMATLPEEIPVVLTIFLALGAWRISQKQVLTRRVPAIETLGSATVLCVDKTGTLTLNRMSVAEIFANGQFHDVGSPQGLTEPLPEAFHMLVEFGVLASQTDPFDPMDKAIRQLGLQHLAETEHLHDDWTLVREYPLSKSLLALSHVWRSPDGEDYVIAAKGAPEAIADLCHFDEAQLRDLSVSVRTMADNGLRVLGVAMARFRSDTLPGQQHDFEFKFLGLAGLADPVRPTVPAAIRECYSAGIRVVMITGDYAGTAQNIARQIGLEHTDLFINGPELDLMDEAVLQQRICDVNIFARVVPEQKLRIVNALKATGEIVAMTGDGVNDAPALKSAHIGIAMGGRGTDVARESAALVLLDDDFSSIVQAVKLGRRIFDNIKKSIIYIFAVHVPIAGMSLIPVILKWPLALLPVHIVFLELIIDPACSIVFEAEPEEADVMQRPPRRAKEPLFSRQSLIVALLQGASVLLIVLAIYGIALASGQGDLHARGMAFMTMIIANLGLILTNRSRTRTIWSTLRTPNTALWWILGGAATFLFAVLSVPFLRNMFHFDALHFEDILLCLFAGVVTVLWFETLKWFNQRRARAATHSS is encoded by the coding sequence ATGATAGACGGAAGCGCCGCCGAATTTGACGTCCGTGCCGTACGCGGCCTCAGCGAGCAAGAGGCGGCGCGCCGGCTTGTGGAAGAAGGGTATAATGAGTTGCCTTCCTCCAAGCGCCGCAGCATCTTTGCCATTGCGTGGGATGTCGTGCGCGAACCCATGTTCCTGCTGCTGGTCGCATGCGGAACAATCTATTTGCTGCTGGGGGACTTGGAAGAAGCCCTCATGCTGCTCGGCTTCGTCTTTGTGGTGATGGGCATCACGCTTTATCAGGAGCGCAAGACGGAGCGCGCCCTTGAAGCGCTGCGCGATCTGTCCAGTCCGCGCGCGCTGGTCATCCGGGATGGAGAAGAGCGGCGCATCGCGGGACGAGAGGTTGTGCGCGGGGACATGCTGGTTTTGAGGGAAGGGGACCGCGTTCCGGCGGACGCGCTGCTGGTCTGGTGCAGCAACCTTGCCGCGGATGAATCCCTGCTGACGGGAGAATCCGTTCCCGTACGCAAAGCGGCCGCCGAACAGGACGCCCCCCTGAGTCGCCCCGGCGGTGACGATCTGCCTTTTGTTTACTCCAGCACCCTGATCGTACAGGGACGCGGCGTGGCCGATGTGAAGTCGACGGGGCCGCGCACCGAGATCGGCAAGATCGGCAAGGCCTTGCAGTCGGTAGGTGAAGAACAGACCTATCTGCACACGGAAACCGGACGGCTTGTCCGGAATCTGACGATCCTCGGACTAACCCTGTGCGTGCTCGTGGTCGTTGTGTATGGCTTGACGCGCGCCGACTGGCTGACGGGTCTCCTGGCAGGCATCACCCTGGCAATGGCGACACTGCCCGAAGAAATTCCCGTCGTGCTCACGATTTTTCTGGCGCTCGGGGCTTGGCGCATATCGCAGAAGCAGGTGCTCACGCGGCGGGTGCCGGCCATTGAGACGCTGGGTTCGGCCACGGTTCTGTGTGTGGACAAGACGGGAACGCTCACACTGAACCGCATGTCTGTGGCCGAAATCTTTGCGAATGGGCAATTCCACGATGTCGGGTCGCCGCAAGGATTGACGGAACCGCTCCCCGAAGCCTTTCACATGCTGGTCGAGTTTGGAGTGCTGGCAAGCCAGACCGATCCGTTTGATCCGATGGATAAGGCGATTCGACAACTGGGACTGCAGCATCTGGCGGAAACAGAGCATCTCCACGATGACTGGACGCTTGTGCGCGAGTACCCCCTGTCCAAGAGCTTGCTGGCTCTGTCGCACGTCTGGCGGTCGCCGGACGGTGAGGATTATGTGATAGCGGCCAAGGGTGCGCCGGAGGCGATTGCCGACCTTTGCCATTTTGACGAGGCGCAACTCCGTGATCTGTCGGTGTCCGTGCGGACCATGGCCGATAACGGATTGCGAGTGCTGGGTGTGGCCATGGCGCGGTTCCGGTCGGATACGCTGCCCGGGCAACAGCACGATTTCGAGTTCAAATTTCTGGGTCTTGCCGGACTGGCGGATCCGGTCCGTCCCACCGTGCCCGCCGCGATACGGGAGTGCTACAGTGCGGGAATTCGAGTGGTGATGATCACCGGCGACTACGCCGGCACGGCGCAGAACATTGCCCGGCAAATCGGACTCGAGCACACAGACCTGTTCATTAACGGACCCGAATTGGATTTGATGGACGAAGCGGTGTTGCAGCAGCGGATTTGCGACGTTAACATTTTCGCGCGGGTCGTGCCGGAGCAGAAGCTGCGCATTGTCAATGCCCTCAAGGCTACGGGCGAGATTGTCGCCATGACGGGAGACGGCGTGAACGATGCGCCGGCGCTGAAGTCCGCGCATATCGGGATCGCGATGGGAGGACGCGGAACGGATGTCGCACGCGAGTCGGCGGCACTGGTGCTGCTCGACGATGATTTTTCCTCCATTGTTCAGGCGGTAAAGCTTGGCCGGCGGATTTTCGACAACATCAAAAAATCGATCATCTACATTTTCGCGGTGCACGTGCCGATTGCCGGAATGTCGCTCATTCCGGTCATTTTGAAGTGGCCCCTCGCGCTGCTGCCGGTGCATATTGTCTTTCTGGAACTCATCATCGACCCGGCGTGCAGCATTGTTTTTGAAGCAGAGCCGGAGGAAGCGGACGTTATGCAGCGTCCCCCCCGCCGGGCCAAGGAGCCGCTGTTCAGCCGTCAGTCATTGATTGTTGCCTTGCTTCAAGGTGCGAGCGTCCTGCTGATTGTACTGGCGATTTACGGGATCGCCTTGGCGAGTGGACAGGGAGACTTGCACGCACGCGGCATGGCGTTCATGACCATGATCATTGCGAATCTGGGCCTGATTCTGACCAACCGCTCGCGGACGCGCACGATCTGGAGCACACTGCGCACACCGAACACCGCCCTGTGGTGGATACTCGGTGGCGCCGCCACGTTCCTGTTTGCGGTGCTTTCGGTTCCCTTTCTGCGGAACATGTTCCATTTTGACGCGCTGCATTTCGAGGACATTCTTCTCTGCCTGTTCGCCGGCGTAGTCACCGTACTCTGGTTTGAAACTCTGAAGTGGTTCAATCAGCGGCGGGCACGCGCGGCAACACATTCATCGTGA
- a CDS encoding thioredoxin domain-containing protein codes for MSPNALLHEASPYLRQHAQNPVNWLPWGDAAFEQAARENRPVFLSIGYAACHWCHVMAHESFQDADIARALNENFVCIKVDREERPDVDHYYMQAVQGLTGQGGWPLSGFLTPDKKLFFGGTYWPPRAKWGKPGFQDVIEAVAQSWRDRPGDLMAGANELHAALGDLSVIHSTGEPLSADLLEKAVRDAEATFDPVHGGFGPAPKFPHALQLSLLLRIAAQAGHKRAREMVMHTLRQMARGGIYDQIGGGFHRYSTDGHWLVPHFEKMLYDNALLSPVYLNAGVLTGDAELFRIGRETLDWALREMTVERGGFASSLDADSEGEEGAFYVWTPSEVEGVLGAERGRRFCRIYDIAAPGNFERERSIPNLTRPVADWADDFEIPAAQLEGEIAEDRQVLQHARNLRVRPERDDKVLTDWNGLMITALVRGFAVLNETRYLDAAQTTADRLLGAFENRQTLAHSQLEDRSKEISLLLDYATLAAGLLDLYLATGTERWFDGAVALASRLDELFANPQGPYVMSAQGVAGDPFPDPYDNVLPAGSSVAGTLAARLYYLTGNNVYMQRAVAQTQPLAALMRATPAAFSAALVTASLLQSPPAQLVLVGDHQRELWRAAQSVFVPTLDCLWLNESDRQPKDLSALLEGKVTPGGKPTAYLCRHFSCSLPVHSGGELKAQLVDIQQSKTAL; via the coding sequence GTGTCTCCAAACGCTCTCCTTCATGAAGCCAGCCCCTATCTGCGGCAGCACGCCCAGAATCCGGTGAACTGGCTGCCGTGGGGTGATGCGGCCTTTGAGCAGGCAGCGAGGGAGAATCGTCCGGTCTTCCTGTCTATCGGCTATGCGGCCTGCCACTGGTGTCATGTGATGGCGCACGAGTCCTTTCAGGATGCGGATATTGCCCGCGCCCTTAATGAGAACTTTGTGTGCATTAAGGTGGACCGGGAAGAGCGGCCCGACGTGGACCACTACTACATGCAGGCGGTGCAAGGCCTGACCGGACAGGGCGGCTGGCCCCTCTCTGGCTTTCTGACGCCGGACAAGAAGCTGTTCTTCGGCGGGACCTATTGGCCGCCGCGGGCGAAATGGGGCAAGCCCGGGTTTCAGGACGTGATCGAAGCGGTGGCCCAATCGTGGAGGGACCGGCCCGGTGATCTGATGGCCGGCGCAAATGAACTGCACGCGGCGCTGGGCGATCTGTCGGTGATCCACAGTACGGGTGAGCCACTTTCAGCGGATCTGTTAGAGAAGGCCGTGCGTGACGCCGAAGCAACCTTCGACCCCGTGCATGGCGGATTCGGTCCGGCTCCGAAATTTCCCCATGCTTTGCAGCTTTCGCTGTTGCTGCGAATCGCTGCACAGGCGGGGCATAAGCGGGCGCGGGAGATGGTGATGCATACGCTGCGGCAGATGGCGCGCGGCGGGATCTATGACCAGATCGGCGGCGGCTTCCACCGCTACTCGACGGACGGGCACTGGCTGGTGCCGCATTTCGAGAAGATGCTCTATGACAATGCGCTGCTTTCACCGGTGTATTTAAATGCCGGGGTTCTGACCGGCGACGCGGAACTCTTCCGTATCGGCAGGGAGACTCTGGATTGGGCGCTGCGGGAGATGACGGTGGAACGGGGCGGATTCGCCTCATCCCTCGACGCGGATTCGGAAGGCGAAGAGGGCGCGTTCTATGTGTGGACTCCGTCGGAAGTCGAAGGAGTTTTGGGCGCGGAGCGGGGACGCCGCTTCTGCCGCATCTATGATATTGCCGCGCCGGGAAATTTCGAGCGTGAGCGGTCGATCCCCAATCTGACACGACCGGTGGCCGATTGGGCGGATGACTTTGAGATACCCGCAGCGCAGTTGGAAGGCGAGATCGCCGAGGACCGCCAGGTATTGCAGCATGCGCGCAACCTGCGGGTGCGTCCGGAGCGGGACGACAAGGTGCTGACCGACTGGAACGGGTTGATGATCACGGCCCTTGTCCGTGGGTTTGCCGTGCTGAATGAGACGCGGTACCTCGACGCGGCGCAGACCACAGCCGACCGGTTGCTCGGCGCTTTCGAAAACCGGCAGACGCTGGCGCATTCGCAGCTTGAGGACCGGTCCAAAGAAATTTCGTTGCTGCTGGATTATGCGACTCTGGCTGCAGGCCTGCTGGATTTGTATCTTGCGACAGGCACGGAGCGGTGGTTCGACGGCGCAGTGGCGCTTGCGAGCCGGCTCGACGAGCTGTTTGCAAATCCGCAGGGGCCGTATGTCATGAGCGCTCAGGGTGTTGCCGGAGATCCGTTTCCTGATCCTTATGACAATGTGCTTCCGGCAGGCTCCTCTGTTGCGGGAACACTGGCAGCGCGTCTGTACTACCTGACAGGAAACAATGTTTACATGCAGCGTGCTGTAGCGCAGACGCAGCCCCTGGCGGCGTTGATGCGGGCCACGCCGGCAGCCTTTTCTGCCGCGCTGGTGACGGCAAGCCTGCTGCAATCTCCTCCGGCTCAGCTTGTGCTGGTGGGTGATCACCAACGGGAGTTGTGGAGAGCGGCACAGAGCGTGTTTGTTCCCACGCTGGACTGTCTGTGGCTGAATGAAAGCGACCGGCAGCCCAAAGACTTGAGCGCACTACTGGAAGGCAAAGTGACGCCGGGCGGCAAACCTACGGCCTATCTTTGCCGTCACTTCAGTTGCAGCTTGCCGGTGCATTCGGGCGGCGAATTGAAGGCGCAACTGGTGGACATTCAGCAATCAAAGACGGCGCTTTGA
- the yajC gene encoding preprotein translocase subunit YajC → MMKFSPALLLVSSAYAQAPAGAPPAGGFSLLGMMPLLLIVVVMYFLMIRPQQKKQKAHQAMIAAVKPGDEVVTAGGMYGTVAGVDDKNNTVYLKVSNDVKIRIERFSIARVVTDEPNSGSK, encoded by the coding sequence ATGATGAAGTTCAGTCCCGCACTTCTTTTGGTTTCCAGCGCATACGCCCAGGCTCCCGCCGGCGCTCCGCCTGCAGGCGGTTTCAGCCTGCTCGGCATGATGCCGTTGCTGCTGATTGTGGTGGTCATGTATTTTCTTATGATCCGCCCGCAGCAGAAGAAGCAGAAGGCGCACCAGGCGATGATCGCCGCTGTGAAACCGGGAGACGAAGTGGTGACGGCCGGCGGCATGTATGGCACGGTAGCCGGCGTTGACGATAAGAATAATACGGTGTATCTGAAAGTCTCGAACGACGTAAAAATCCGCATCGAGCGTTTCTCGATAGCCCGCGTCGTGACCGACGAGCCGAACAGCGGCTCGAAGTGA
- the prmC gene encoding peptide chain release factor N(5)-glutamine methyltransferase — MSDQVWTLMEILKTAHRYLEEKGIESPRRNAEAMLGKVMGLARIDLYLQFDRPLSAEQVAAFRDLMRRRARREPLQLILGAVEFCGVTLDVFPGLLIPRQETEELADWVASEISKLPAGTPLRMLDIGSGTGCLSVAIAARVPTLTVDAVDIDFEAVRCTSRNAEANGVGERVQGILADVFSERFITLLSPPYDVMVSNPPYISESEFAGLDPEVRDHEAKHALVAADNGLAFYRKIAGLLPTLLRPDGLLAVEIGSTQGRAVAEILQPALTSVSVRQDIAGLPRIVTGRLSLEQSSTILMP, encoded by the coding sequence ATGAGCGATCAGGTTTGGACGCTCATGGAGATTTTGAAAACCGCGCACCGCTATCTTGAGGAGAAAGGCATCGAGAGCCCGCGGCGTAACGCCGAGGCGATGCTGGGCAAGGTCATGGGGCTGGCGCGGATTGATTTGTATTTGCAGTTCGACCGGCCGCTTTCTGCCGAACAGGTGGCCGCCTTCCGCGACCTGATGCGCCGCCGGGCGCGCCGCGAACCGTTGCAGCTCATTTTGGGCGCGGTGGAATTTTGCGGCGTGACATTGGACGTCTTCCCCGGTCTGCTGATTCCCCGTCAGGAAACAGAGGAACTTGCCGATTGGGTGGCGAGTGAAATTTCGAAGCTTCCGGCTGGGACTCCCCTGCGGATGTTGGATATCGGATCAGGCACCGGATGTCTGTCCGTAGCCATCGCCGCCCGCGTGCCGACCCTGACCGTCGACGCGGTAGATATCGATTTTGAGGCCGTGCGCTGTACAAGTCGCAATGCCGAGGCCAACGGAGTCGGCGAGCGAGTGCAGGGAATTCTGGCCGATGTTTTTTCGGAACGGTTTATCACGCTGCTTTCGCCGCCGTACGACGTGATGGTGTCCAACCCGCCGTACATTTCCGAAAGCGAATTCGCCGGGTTGGACCCTGAAGTGCGCGACCACGAGGCCAAACACGCGTTGGTCGCGGCGGATAACGGGCTGGCATTCTATCGAAAAATTGCCGGACTCCTCCCTACCCTGCTCCGTCCAGACGGACTGCTGGCCGTGGAAATCGGCTCGACGCAAGGACGCGCCGTGGCGGAGATCCTTCAACCTGCCTTGACTTCTGTTTCCGTTCGACAGGACATCGCGGGGTTGCCGCGTATCGTAACGGGCAGACTTTCGCTGGAGCAATCATCAACCATCCTTATGCCATAA
- the tgt gene encoding tRNA guanosine(34) transglycosylase Tgt: MHQPHPFHVLLNDASGTQARHGRLETGHGLIHTPCFFPVGTVGTVKTLTPDELEGAGAQAILANSYHLYLRPGLDILKSAGGLHRFMKWMHPILTDSGGYQVFSLAELKKVRENGVEFQSHIDGSYHTFTPAKVIEIQRAIGSDMTMALDLCAPYPCSHGQAKEWHEITARWAASAKTADAEMPVLYGHRQNLWAIMQGSVFEDLRRESAAALVDMDFPGYAIGGLAVGEPKSIFRDMVALSAPLLPAAKPRYLMGVGFPEDLLYCIAQGIDFFDCVLPTRNGRNGTAFTWNGKLIVKAAREKEHFIPIDESCDCYTCRTFDRAYIRHLFVAEELLALRLVSLHNVHFYQSLMRAAREHIQAGDYGPWMEATLANFQTVEPSNLELQ, from the coding sequence ATGCACCAACCCCATCCCTTTCATGTTCTGCTGAACGACGCGTCCGGCACACAGGCGCGTCACGGACGTCTCGAGACCGGGCATGGCCTGATCCACACACCCTGTTTTTTCCCCGTGGGGACGGTGGGGACGGTCAAGACGCTGACGCCCGACGAACTGGAAGGCGCCGGTGCGCAGGCGATTCTGGCAAACAGCTATCACCTGTATCTGCGGCCCGGCCTGGATATTTTGAAAAGCGCCGGCGGGCTGCACCGCTTCATGAAGTGGATGCATCCGATTTTGACCGACTCCGGCGGCTATCAGGTGTTTTCGCTGGCAGAGCTGAAGAAGGTGCGGGAAAACGGTGTGGAGTTTCAATCGCACATCGACGGCAGTTACCACACGTTCACGCCGGCAAAGGTGATTGAAATTCAGCGCGCCATCGGCAGCGACATGACGATGGCACTTGACTTGTGCGCGCCGTACCCGTGCTCGCACGGGCAGGCGAAGGAATGGCATGAAATTACCGCACGCTGGGCGGCGTCGGCGAAGACAGCAGATGCGGAGATGCCGGTGCTGTACGGTCACCGGCAGAATCTCTGGGCGATCATGCAGGGGTCCGTATTCGAAGACCTGCGGCGGGAGTCCGCGGCGGCGCTGGTGGACATGGACTTTCCGGGCTATGCGATCGGCGGTCTGGCCGTGGGCGAGCCCAAATCGATTTTTCGCGATATGGTCGCGCTGTCCGCGCCACTGCTGCCTGCTGCAAAGCCGCGCTATCTGATGGGCGTGGGATTCCCCGAAGACCTCTTGTACTGCATCGCGCAGGGAATCGATTTTTTCGATTGCGTCCTGCCCACGCGCAATGGGCGCAACGGCACCGCGTTCACATGGAACGGAAAACTGATCGTCAAAGCCGCGCGGGAGAAAGAACACTTTATCCCGATCGATGAGTCCTGCGATTGTTATACATGCCGCACCTTTGACCGCGCCTACATCCGTCACCTGTTTGTGGCGGAGGAACTGCTGGCGTTGCGGCTGGTCTCTTTGCACAATGTTCACTTCTATCAGTCGCTGATGCGCGCCGCACGCGAGCACATTCAGGCGGGGGATTATGGTCCCTGGATGGAAGCGACTCTTGCCAACTTTCAAACGGTTGAACCCTCAAACTTGGAGTTACAATGA